A genomic stretch from Anabrus simplex isolate iqAnaSimp1 chromosome 2, ASM4041472v1, whole genome shotgun sequence includes:
- the LOC136863565 gene encoding doublesex- and mab-3-related transcription factor 1 — MGDHAELPEGRLDTSAASSNATSSSSQNQRTPPNCARCRNHGLKIPLKGHKRYCKYRYHNCDKCLLTAERQRVMALQTALRRAQAQDEARLRSQASGVSPEDATTEESPVPVTPVGPGGATRSLEGSCDSSSSSPRSTSMAISVPAARKLPAQPPLPPMQPHTAAVVALRRTGR; from the coding sequence ATGGGCGACCATGCAGAATTACCAGAAGGGCGCTTGGACACATCTGCAGCCAGCTCGAATGCTACAAGTAGCAGTTCTCAAAATCAGCGCACGCCCCCTAATTGTGCGAGATGTCGAAATCATGGATTGAAAATTCCTCTCAAGGGCCACAAACGGTATTGCAAATACCGCTATCACAACTGTGACAAATGCCTTCTAACAGCCGAGCGACAGCGAGTTATGGCATTGCAGACAGCTCTTCGTAGAGCTCAGGCGCAAGACGAAGCTCGCCTGCGCTCACAGGCGTCGGGTGTGAGTCCAGAAGATGCGACGACTGAGGAGAGTCCCGTGCCGGTAACACCTGTGGGTCCTGGAGGCGCGACCCGCTCGCTGGAGGGCAGTTGTGATTCCAGCTCGTCATCCCCACGCTCCACCAGCATGGCTATCTCTGTTCCCGCGGCCCGCAAGCTTCCCGCCCAGCCGCCTCTGCCGCCCATGCAGCCGCACACAGCCGCCGTTG